In Candidatus Thermoplasmatota archaeon, the following proteins share a genomic window:
- a CDS encoding RlmE family RNA methyltransferase: MVRRWVRERRSDPFYRKAKREGYRSRAAYKLLQMHERYGVFRPGDVVVDLGAAPGGWSQVAVELSSPGRVVGIDLQEIEPLSGAELVRGDFTRPETTQRIRDMIGQASVVVSDMSPNISGNYSTDHARSIHLCEQALAFATQVLKPGGVFVVKVFEGDLFADFLVQARRHFAMVKAHHPEASRSSSSEVYVVAKGFKGRSDEPPAGDRPTAHPS, translated from the coding sequence ATGGTCCGCCGGTGGGTCCGCGAGCGTCGGAGCGACCCGTTCTACCGGAAGGCCAAGCGCGAAGGCTACCGCTCGCGCGCCGCCTACAAGCTTCTCCAGATGCACGAGCGATACGGCGTCTTCCGGCCGGGCGACGTCGTGGTCGACCTGGGCGCGGCGCCGGGCGGATGGAGCCAGGTCGCGGTGGAGCTTTCCTCGCCCGGCCGCGTGGTGGGCATCGACCTTCAGGAGATCGAGCCGCTCTCCGGCGCCGAGTTGGTGCGGGGGGACTTCACCCGTCCGGAAACGACCCAACGGATTCGTGACATGATCGGGCAGGCAAGCGTCGTGGTGAGCGACATGAGCCCGAACATCTCTGGGAACTACTCGACCGACCACGCGCGAAGCATCCACTTGTGCGAACAGGCGCTCGCCTTTGCCACGCAGGTCCTAAAGCCGGGCGGCGTCTTCGTCGTGAAGGTGTTCGAAGGCGACCTCTTCGCCGACTTCCTCGTTCAGGCCCGCCGCCACTTTGCCATGGTGAAGGCCCACCACCCGGAGGCCAGCCGCAGCTCTTCGAGCGAGGTCTACGTCGTCGCCAAGGGCTTCAAGGGGCGGTCCGACGAACCGCCCGCAGGAGATCGTCCCACGGCGCATCCGTCTTGA